In a single window of the Helicoverpa zea isolate HzStark_Cry1AcR chromosome 9, ilHelZeax1.1, whole genome shotgun sequence genome:
- the LOC124633579 gene encoding uncharacterized protein LOC124633579, with product MVRTRNKLSEEEKKKKRREQKKLSMRRAREKMKKDPVALEEKRKKDREYYYRKKSQGEIKTINDLSERQQRQLRNKWRKDAKLRRDRLKLQRETARFTDETPPTSSANSLTSKSTSRAAAGRAVAAKNKRRLKLENLMLKSKLKIVENKLSKYKMRLSRLQNKKKNKERKNKTKVVKEDLSDAVQRFLLSDESSRTTAGKKETITRFKQKKQIRFLNDSLLNLHKKFVTQMNLHTSYKTFCRYRPFWVLNPKVTARETCLCATHTNMELIIKSLKNARMINENSAMAVCKSICCEDMKENCLERKCLICRHKKITFNQFTPTDTIKYERWVTKKVMQTIKGHEKLCQKTIKETVNTSKRQLMNHLLDNIERFMKHTCNMLHQFRVIKNIKINMSACEGLLHIDFSENYNCKYSSEIQSAHFGGSKDQISLHTGVFYYADENTEEKRIVTKSFCTVSEYLNHSPTYICAHLKPIIAMIKTLVPNLKRLHVLSDGPSTQYKNKTMFHLIAAYLAEETQANNIMWHFSESGHGKGAPDGVGGCLKRTADKHVAKGNDISNIDEFIKCVHESCKGIEVIKIDDTTAKEIEVKIKNCTIRPFRGTMQVHQVTWDKIDPKMLQFRRLSCITCNPGASCSHYDLGCISLDLPPQNLHIEIPALASSRSTPVQSCPSPFSNLHSPLMSPNWTPIVQQLCLSIDGKKNCSSIVDETESNDPEKSTSSKILRGLKSRKRIRFADVYSDSSCSPPVSRPETPAEVHQKRSQRFWSSSEEDDIFF from the coding sequence ATGGTTAGAACTAGAAATAAATTGagtgaagaagaaaagaaaaagaaacgaCGCGAGCAAAAGAAGTTAAGTATGAGGAGAGCAAgagaaaaaatgaagaaagaccCAGTAGCGTTAGAAGAAAAGCGGAAGAAAGATAGAGAGTACTACTATAGGAAAAAATCGCAAGGGGAAATTAAGACAATAAATGATTTATCAGAGAGACAGCAGAGACAATTAAGAAACAAATGGAGAAAGGATGCAAAATTACGTAGAGACAGACTGAAGTTACAAAGAGAAACGGCACGATTCACAGATGAAACCCCTCCAACAAGTTCAGCTAATTCATTGACATCAAAATCAACTTCCCGGGCTGCAGCAGGCCGGGCTGTAGCTGCGAAAAATAAACGTCGACTTAAATTAGAAAATCTCATGCTAAAATCTAAACTGAAGATTGTAGAAAACAAGCTGTCTAAGTACAAAATGCGCTTAAGTAGATTACAGAACaagaagaaaaacaaagaaagaaaaaataaaacgaaggTAGTGAAAGAAGATTTGAGTGACGCAGTTCAAAGATTTTTACTGAGTGACGAATCAAGTCGTACCACAGCTGGAAAAAAAGAAACTATTACCAGATTTAAACAGAAGAAACAGATCCGGTTCCTCAATGATTCTCTTCTCAATCTGCACAAAAAATTTGTGACTCAGATGAATTTACATACGTCGTATAAAACTTTTTGCCGATATAGGCCGTTTTGGGTCTTGAATCCAAAAGTTACAGCACGTGAGACTTGTTTGTGTGCAACACATACCAACATGGAGTtgataataaaatcattaaaaaatgcCCGTATGATCAATGAAAACTCTGCAATGGCAGTGTGTAAATCCATTTGTTGTGAAGACATGAAAGAAAACTGTCTGGAACGAAAATGTTTGATATGTAGACACAAAAAGATAACATTCAATCAATTTACACCAACagatacaataaaatatgagAGATGGGTCACAAAAAAAGTTATGCAAACGATTAAAGGTCACGAAAAACTTTGCCAGAAGACTATCAAAGAAACAGTGAATACGTCCAAAAGACAACTGATGAACCACTTGTTGGACAATATAGAACGTTTCATGAAGCATACTTGCAATATGTTACATCAGTTTCGtgtcatcaaaaatattaaaataaatatgtcagcATGCGAAGGCTTGTTGCATATTGACTTCTCGGAAAATTACAATTGCAAGTATTCTTCAGAAATACAATCGGCCCATTTTGGTGGATCTAAAGACCAGATTTCATTACACACTGGAGTATTCTATTATGCTGACGAAAATACTGAGGAGAAACGCATCGTTACAAAGTCTTTTTGTACGGTTAGCGAATATTTGAATCATAGCCCTACATATATTTGTGCTCACTTAAAACCAATTATTGCAATGATAAAAACATTAGTGCCTAATTTAAAACGTCTCCACGTTTTAAGTGATGGTCCCTCGACgcaatacaaaaataagacCATGTTTCATTTGATTGCTGCTTACTTGGCTGAAGAAACACAggcaaataatataatgtgGCACTTTAGCGAGAGTGGGCATGGTAAAGGGGCCCCTGATGGTGTAGGAGGGTGCCTCAAGCGAACGGCTGATAAGCACGTAGCTAAAGGAAATGATATAAGCAATATCGatgaatttattaaatgtgTACATGAGAGCTGCAAAGGAATTGAAGTTATAAAGATCGATGATACTACGGCCAAAGAAATTGAggtcaaaattaaaaactgcacTATCCGGCCTTTCCGTGGCACTATGCAAGTGCATCAAGTAACATGGGACAAAATTGATCCCAAAATGCTCCAGTTTCGAAGGCTGAGCTGTATTACTTGCAATCCTGGTGCGTCGTGTTCTCATTATGATCTAGGTTGTATAAGTCTTGACTTACCACCACAAAACTTACACATTGAGATACCTGCTCTTGCCAGTTCGCGCTCTACGCCAGTTCAGAGTTGTCCTAGCCCCTTTTCAAATCTACATAGCCCACTGATGAGTCCAAACTGGACTCCTATAGTTCAACAGTTGTGCCTTTCAATCGacggaaaaaaaaactgtagctCAATAGTTGATGAGACTGAAAGCAATGATCCTGAAAAATCAACTTCTTCAAAGATCCTGCGTGGACTAAAAAGTCGAAAACGCATTCGGTTTGCCGATGTTTACTCTGACAGTTCGTGCTCACCACCTGTTTCAAGACCTGAAACACCAGCAGAAGTACACCAGAAGCGTTCTCAACGTTTTTGGTCATCATCAGAGGAGGATGATATATTCTTTTAG
- the LOC124633582 gene encoding transmembrane protein 70 homolog, mitochondrial yields the protein MLRFCSQGVLNNSRVIIQPLIQKQITSKLKPIISCPGVISRQYAVKLRDEDNKLECIYYGPLTPQIKGVKVFSLSSSAAGLLAQPIIIREAATIGSTSLLVALCSVVGFFTFVTPLLLHFITKKYVTEIHYDPTTSTYSATTINFFLARKKLDFKVEDVQVPDIPGAFTTLNAKGVPLFIEARHFTDPIHYAKMMGYDKPMDFKLGDQTEDSSKSN from the exons ATGCTGCGTTTTTGTTCACAAGGTGTGTTGAACAATAGTAGAGTAATCATCCAACCTCTCATACAAAAACAGATAACCTCGAAATTAAAACCCATCATCAGCTGTCCCGGTGTTATAAGCAGGCAATATGCAGTGAAACTAAGAGACGAAGATAACAAGTTGGAGTGTATATATTACGGTCCATTGACACCACAGATAAAGGGCGTGAAAGTGTTCTCACTGAGTTCTAGTGCAGCTGGCCTGTTGGCGCAGCCCATAATCATAAGAGAGGCAGCGACGATTGGCAGCACGTCACTACTCGTGGCATTATGCTCAGTAGTCGGCTTCTTCACGTTTGTAACGCCTCTATTACTCCACTTCATAACTAAAAAGTATGTGACGGAAATACACTACGACCCCACAACATCCACATACAGTGCTACCACTATAAATTTCTTTTTAGCAAGAAAAAAG CTTGACTTCAAAGTGGAAGATGTACAAGTCCCTGATATCCCAGGTGCGTTCACCACATTGAACGCCAAAGGAGTTCCCCTTTTCATAGAAGCAAGACACTTCACAGATCCCATACATTATGCCAAAATGATGGGGTATGACAAACCTATGGACTTTAAGCTTGGCGATCAAACTGAAGATAGCAGTAAATCAAATTAG